The following proteins are co-located in the Enoplosus armatus isolate fEnoArm2 chromosome 8, fEnoArm2.hap1, whole genome shotgun sequence genome:
- the pfdn4 gene encoding prefoldin subunit 4 isoform X1, whose translation MAATMKGPVAVEDVNVTFEDQQKINKFARNTSRMTELKNEIESKKKSLQNLQDASDDLMMLDDDSLLIPYQIGDVFVSHTQEETQEMLEAAKEALEQEVKCLEERVSAIQQVLGDLKVQLYAKFGNNINLEADES comes from the exons ATGGCAGCCACCATGAAGGGACCTGTA GCGGTTGAAGATGTCAATGTCACATTTGAAGACCAACAGAAGATCAATAAATTCGCCAGGAACACGAGTCGGATGACGgagctgaaaaatgaaatagagTCAAAGAAA AAATCGCTGCAGAACCTACAGGATGCCAGTGACGACCTGATGATGTTAGACGACGACTCTCTGTTGATCCCGTATCAAATTGGCGATGTCTTTGTCAGTCACACCCAGGAAGAAACGCAAGAGATGCTGGAGGCTGCAAAG GAAGCACTGGAGCAGGAGGTCAAATGCCTTGAGGAACGGGTGTCGGCGATACAGCAAGTGTTGGGTGATCTGAAGGTCCAGCTCTATGCCAAGTTTGGTAACAACATTAACCTGGAGGCAGATGAAAGCTGA
- the pfdn4 gene encoding prefoldin subunit 4 isoform X2, translating to MAATMKGPAVEDVNVTFEDQQKINKFARNTSRMTELKNEIESKKKSLQNLQDASDDLMMLDDDSLLIPYQIGDVFVSHTQEETQEMLEAAKEALEQEVKCLEERVSAIQQVLGDLKVQLYAKFGNNINLEADES from the exons ATGGCAGCCACCATGAAGGGACCT GCGGTTGAAGATGTCAATGTCACATTTGAAGACCAACAGAAGATCAATAAATTCGCCAGGAACACGAGTCGGATGACGgagctgaaaaatgaaatagagTCAAAGAAA AAATCGCTGCAGAACCTACAGGATGCCAGTGACGACCTGATGATGTTAGACGACGACTCTCTGTTGATCCCGTATCAAATTGGCGATGTCTTTGTCAGTCACACCCAGGAAGAAACGCAAGAGATGCTGGAGGCTGCAAAG GAAGCACTGGAGCAGGAGGTCAAATGCCTTGAGGAACGGGTGTCGGCGATACAGCAAGTGTTGGGTGATCTGAAGGTCCAGCTCTATGCCAAGTTTGGTAACAACATTAACCTGGAGGCAGATGAAAGCTGA
- the bcas1 gene encoding breast carcinoma-amplified sequence 1 isoform X1 — MGNESSKNKEVTKNGKIPEKHRNGSVNGLSATITSKGLEIDVNGETIVQQNGGPLSLDLATESPEPDYVIIESDGKHADAPVISEIPETTIQEVVEEFKKSKEEKVHLFGKMFKKKAERPADVESVQEKEASSEDRTDVSLPATDPQPETANVEQESESLTEPESVTLDPGPEEETAPDTDDGNSQPVENQEDGNPEENPVMNFFKTLVSPTKATKKETAIPDATKDQSQKENQPAATTTVAQVSEPPAATKGMSIPPPPPPEPPKMEIKGEPAAKTMKPTPKEEPKAAAKAPESSKGKSAKDALSKFFRPKTIKDAPQPAVDVEVQPVVEVQETPVEVPEPVVEVQSENNVEPHETAEEVAQPVVEEQMEEEVPQPEVEAEKVDPSKASTLEAAAKPEPPPPVQEEKRTASKSAFLSFFKPKAADPKKPTAAAAAAAAEAAPTVKAKEEPKAAAKSSEAVVDTKPASVASQAGDDAANVPRKLEKRNSIHLFFKNLGQKRNSTDAGVQTEPVTVAAAAEKAK; from the exons ATGGGAAACGAGAGTTCCAAGAACAAGGAGGTAACCAAG AATGGGAAAATTCCTGAGAAGCATCGAAATGGATCAGTGAACGGCCTCTCTGCTACCATCACATCTAAGGGATTGGAGATTGATG TTAATGGTGAGACCATAGTCCAGCAAAATGGCGGGCCCCTCTCTTTAGACCTTGCCACAGAATCACCTGAGCCTGATTATGTGATCATCGAATCAGATGGTAAACACGCCGATGCTCCAGTTATTTCCGAAATCCCCGAAACCACCATCCAGGAGGTGGTGGAAGAGTTCAAGAAGAGTAAAGAAGAAAAGGTTCATCTTTTTggcaaaatgttcaaaaagaaagCAGAACGTCCAGCTGATGTGGAGAGTGTTCAAGAGAAAGAGGCCTCAAGTGAAGACCGAACGGATGTAAGTCTTCCTGCCACTGATCCACAGCCG GAGACAGCTAACGTAGAGCAAGAATCAGAATCATTAACGGAACCAGAAAGTGTGACTCTAGACCCGGGTCCAGAGGAAGAGACAGCTCCTGACACTGACGACGGGAACAGTCAACCTGTGGAAAACCAAGAGGACGGTAACCCAGAAGAGAATCCAGTTATGAACTTCTTCAAAACACTA GTGTCTCCCACTAAAGCAACCAAAAAGGAAACAGCTATTCCTGATGCCACAAAAGATCAG TCCCAGAAGGAGAACCAACCGGCGGCAACCACTACT GTTGCACAAGTATCTGAGCCGCCTGCAGCAACCAAAGGAATGTCTATCCCGCCGccacctcctccagagccaccgAAAATGGAAATCAAAGGAGAACCAGCTGCCAAAACTATGAAACCCACACCGAAAGAAGAGCCGAAAGCTGCTGCAAAGGCACCCGAGTCCTCAAAAGGAAAATCAGCCAAAGATGCTCTGAGCAAATTCTTCCGTCCAAAG ACAATCAAGGATGCACCACAGCCAGCAGTAGACGTAGAGGTACAACCAGTTGTAGAAGTGCAG GAGACACCAGTGGAGGTGCCAGAGCCAGTTGTAGAAGTCCAG AGTGAAAATAATGTTGAACCTCACGAGACAGCCGAGGAGGTGGCACAGCCAGTTGTGGAGGAGCAG atggaggaagaggtaCCACAGCCAGAGGTAGAAGCTGAG AAGGTGGATCCCTCAAAAGCCAGCACTCTGGAGGCTGCTGCAAAGCCAGAACCGCCTCCGCCTGttcaggaagaaaagagaacagCCTCAAAATCAgccttcctgtctttcttcaaGCCTAAA GCTGCTGATCCAAAGAAGCCGACCGCCGCcgcagctgcagcagcggcagAGGCAGCTCCGACGGTTAAAGCCAAGGAGGAACCCAAAGCAGCAGCCAAGTCGTCAGAGGCGGTTGTAGACACCAAACCAGCTTCAGTGGCCTCCCAAGCTGGGGATGATGCAGCCAATGTGCCCCGGAAACTGGAGAAGAGGAACTCCATCCACCTGTTCTTTAAAAATCTG GGTCAGAAACGTAACTCTACAGACGCCGGGGTCCAGACAGAGCCAGTCACTgtcgctgcagcagctgagaaggccaaatga
- the bcas1 gene encoding breast carcinoma-amplified sequence 1 isoform X2: MGNESSKNKEVTKNGKIPEKHRNGSVNGLSATITSKGLEIDVNGETIVQQNGGPLSLDLATESPEPDYVIIESDGKHADAPVISEIPETTIQEVVEEFKKSKEEKVHLFGKMFKKKAERPADVESVQEKEASSEDRTDVSLPATDPQPETANVEQESESLTEPESVTLDPGPEEETAPDTDDGNSQPVENQEDGNPEENPVMNFFKTLVSPTKATKKETAIPDATKDQSQKENQPAATTTVAQVSEPPAATKGMSIPPPPPPEPPKMEIKGEPAAKTMKPTPKEEPKAAAKAPESSKGKSAKDALSKFFRPKETPVEVPEPVVEVQSENNVEPHETAEEVAQPVVEEQMEEEVPQPEVEAEKVDPSKASTLEAAAKPEPPPPVQEEKRTASKSAFLSFFKPKAADPKKPTAAAAAAAAEAAPTVKAKEEPKAAAKSSEAVVDTKPASVASQAGDDAANVPRKLEKRNSIHLFFKNLGQKRNSTDAGVQTEPVTVAAAAEKAK, from the exons ATGGGAAACGAGAGTTCCAAGAACAAGGAGGTAACCAAG AATGGGAAAATTCCTGAGAAGCATCGAAATGGATCAGTGAACGGCCTCTCTGCTACCATCACATCTAAGGGATTGGAGATTGATG TTAATGGTGAGACCATAGTCCAGCAAAATGGCGGGCCCCTCTCTTTAGACCTTGCCACAGAATCACCTGAGCCTGATTATGTGATCATCGAATCAGATGGTAAACACGCCGATGCTCCAGTTATTTCCGAAATCCCCGAAACCACCATCCAGGAGGTGGTGGAAGAGTTCAAGAAGAGTAAAGAAGAAAAGGTTCATCTTTTTggcaaaatgttcaaaaagaaagCAGAACGTCCAGCTGATGTGGAGAGTGTTCAAGAGAAAGAGGCCTCAAGTGAAGACCGAACGGATGTAAGTCTTCCTGCCACTGATCCACAGCCG GAGACAGCTAACGTAGAGCAAGAATCAGAATCATTAACGGAACCAGAAAGTGTGACTCTAGACCCGGGTCCAGAGGAAGAGACAGCTCCTGACACTGACGACGGGAACAGTCAACCTGTGGAAAACCAAGAGGACGGTAACCCAGAAGAGAATCCAGTTATGAACTTCTTCAAAACACTA GTGTCTCCCACTAAAGCAACCAAAAAGGAAACAGCTATTCCTGATGCCACAAAAGATCAG TCCCAGAAGGAGAACCAACCGGCGGCAACCACTACT GTTGCACAAGTATCTGAGCCGCCTGCAGCAACCAAAGGAATGTCTATCCCGCCGccacctcctccagagccaccgAAAATGGAAATCAAAGGAGAACCAGCTGCCAAAACTATGAAACCCACACCGAAAGAAGAGCCGAAAGCTGCTGCAAAGGCACCCGAGTCCTCAAAAGGAAAATCAGCCAAAGATGCTCTGAGCAAATTCTTCCGTCCAAAG GAGACACCAGTGGAGGTGCCAGAGCCAGTTGTAGAAGTCCAG AGTGAAAATAATGTTGAACCTCACGAGACAGCCGAGGAGGTGGCACAGCCAGTTGTGGAGGAGCAG atggaggaagaggtaCCACAGCCAGAGGTAGAAGCTGAG AAGGTGGATCCCTCAAAAGCCAGCACTCTGGAGGCTGCTGCAAAGCCAGAACCGCCTCCGCCTGttcaggaagaaaagagaacagCCTCAAAATCAgccttcctgtctttcttcaaGCCTAAA GCTGCTGATCCAAAGAAGCCGACCGCCGCcgcagctgcagcagcggcagAGGCAGCTCCGACGGTTAAAGCCAAGGAGGAACCCAAAGCAGCAGCCAAGTCGTCAGAGGCGGTTGTAGACACCAAACCAGCTTCAGTGGCCTCCCAAGCTGGGGATGATGCAGCCAATGTGCCCCGGAAACTGGAGAAGAGGAACTCCATCCACCTGTTCTTTAAAAATCTG GGTCAGAAACGTAACTCTACAGACGCCGGGGTCCAGACAGAGCCAGTCACTgtcgctgcagcagctgagaaggccaaatga
- the znf217 gene encoding zinc finger protein 217 translates to MPTHSLLPCVESPDELAQDVLISNNASIPGPGSSMTPHTTYSEKAVLQSEGSVPLSCMFCDQTFTHQDELGPHVLTQHPTTFFEPAVLRVEAEFRIPGERPRPKPSSLPIEKEEVHSCIVCGQVSQDAGELETHLRKHKDYFTYCCNVCGRRFREPWFLKNHMKMHVKPGAKSKAQQDLETPVTVNGIVQDSAPEPVVTIYKMCMVCGFFFPDHDSLAEHSKVHNREVEPDKDKDEENLDGTTESLTKQETFLHSLRLLPRSTGNSLQHERSSKWIPQLDPFNTYQAWQLATKGKIAVGPNTTKDIGQEASTDNEECGSDKEELNNIWSEGQGDKATKEVLGRELRSQQQTVVENSEPQRRSLMQKDKDKERPTTCGECHRTFRTYHQLVLHSRVHKRERGGEESPTSSVDGKLSRVGSLEHAEEGSEEGFEEAALTENLGPGEDGFDRSKVRSKECSYCGKSFRSSYYLTVHQRTHTGEKPFKCAYCDYAAAQKTSLKYHLDRRHKDKPYVDIPSRPVPSVPSPNDGKHGNDNENPAPNRSKLWVPGARSCTNGTPEDRFDSIGSKLGRPLVQMNAECEKLISKSAYSPIDDVVVKCPVPVNLKMEREEIKDENSEAPLNLSLKVSLSISASAEPRNALIPIACSFCAYKTMYPEVMIMHKKLTHKDKSDGTKKNGFGGSLKQKRYTGCPPALDGKDVAPLPMIDQRHPRRTKSPPPQPAKPQEKTPINPPQGPKRSPIHAPLHDVVQETQRHRHNIDAHPSQESSRYTELMRKSNTGSKYVMDRTGPPDRVGIGERSYPARSGVIWHSDAARLCLSSRFGSLPQMDFGEPSSKRFKYAVPTGREADTGEKPGFRGPAGDGSNRLLISGRSVKTTSQGSGPSTVSETLGPLKTTSTSMGGGLDTEWGMMNLLRSYTPNDLASLYHSTPTNPSHGGLTNPRAGGRTVLYQHLPTLPNLQRRDPSGPFPNQRYGTTDKST, encoded by the exons ATGCCGACTCACTCGTTGCTGCCGTGTGTGGAGAGCCCAGATGAACTTGCCCAAGATGTTCTTATAAGTAACAATGCAAGCATCCCAGGGCCTGGCTCTAGCATGACACCACACACCACCTACTCAGAAAAGGCTGTGTTGCAATCTGAAGGAAGTGTGCCACTATCTTGTATGTTCTGTGATCAGACTTTTACTCATCAGGATGAGCTAGGACCCCACGTATTAACACAGCACCCCACCACTTTCTTTGAACCCGCTGTGCTTCGAGTTGAAGCTGAATTCAGGATCCCAGGAGAGAGACCCCGGCCCAAACCGAGCAGCCTCCCTATTGAAAAAGAGGAGGTTCACAGCTGTATTGTGTGTGGTCAGGTTTCACAAGATGCGGGTGAGCTGGAGACCCACTTGAGGAAACACAAGGACTACTTTACTTACTGCTGCAATGTCTGTGGACGGCGGTTTAGAGAGCCCTGGTTCCTCAAGAACCACATGAAGATGCATGTAAAACCGGGAGCAAAGAGCAAGGCCCAGCAAGACCTGGAGACCCCGGTCACAGTCAATGGCATTGTCCAAGACTCTGCTCCAGAGCCTGTAGTCACTATTTACAAAATGTGCATGGTTTGTGGGTTTTTCTTCCCTGACCATGACAGTTTGGCTGAACACAGTAAAGTACACAACCGAGAGGTGGAGCCTGACAAAGATAAAGACGAGGAGAACCTGGATGGCACTACTGAATCCCTTAccaaacaggaaacatttctTCACAGTCTAAGACTTCTGCCTCGCTCTACAGGAAATAGTTTGCAACATGAGAGATCATCAAAATGGATTCCTCAGCTAGATCCATTCAATACATATCAGGCCTGGCAACTTGCTACAAAGGGCAAGATAGCAGTTGGTCCTAATACTACTAAAGATATTGGCCAGGAAGCCAGCACAGACAATGAAGAATGCGGCTCTGATAAGGAGGAGTTGAATAATATTTGGTCTGAGGGACAAGGAGACAAAGCTACGAAAGAGGTCCTTGGGAGAGAGCTCCGgtctcagcagcagactgtaGTAGAAAACTCAGAACCACAGCGGAGGTCTCTAATGCAGAAAGATAAGGACAAAGAAAGGCCAACCACTTGTGGGGAATGTCATAGAACCTTCAGGACCTACCACCAGTTAGTTCTCCACTCCAGGGTCCATAAGCGTGAGAGAGGAGGCGAAGAGAGTCCAACTTCCTCTGTTGACGGGAAGTTGTCGAGAGTAGGCTCACTTGAGCATGCAGAGGAAGGCTCTGAGGAGGGCTTCGAGGAAGCAGCGCTGACAGAAAACCTGGGTCCAG gcGAAGATGGTTTTGATCGATCAAAAGTCAGATCAAAAGAATGCAGTTACTGTGGCAAGTCATTCCGATCAAGCTATTACCTCACAGTTCATCAGAGGACTCACACAG gtgAAAAACCGTTCAAGTGTGCTTACTGCGACTATGCTGCAGCCCAGAAGACTTCCCTGAAGTATCACCTGGATCGGCGTCACAAGGACAAACCTTATGTGGACATTCCCAGCAGACCTGTGCCTTCAGTGCCCTCTCCTaatgatggaaaacatggaaatgacaatgaaaatcCTGCTCCAAATAGATCCAAACTCTGGGTTCCTGGAGCCAGATCGTGCACCAATGGAACGCCAGAGGACAGATTTGATAGCATAGGTAGCAAGCTTGGCAGACCACTCGTCCAGATGAATGCTGAGTGTGAGAAATTAATTTCCAAGTCTGCTTACTCCCCGATTGATGATGTGGTCGTAAAGTGCCCCGTACCTGTTAACCTGAAGATGGAAAGGGAGGAGATAAAAGACGAGAACTCTGAGGCCCCATTAAATCTGTCTTTAAAagtgtctctctccatctctgccagTGCAGAACCCAGAAATGCATTAATTCCAATTGCCTGTTCGTTTTGTGCATATAAAACCATGTACCCAGAGGTTATGATAATGCACAAAAAGCTGACTCATAAAGACAAGTCAGACGGTACAAAGAAGAATGGATTCGGAGGCAGCTTGAAACAAAAACGTTACACAGGTTGCCCCCCTGCGCTTGATGGGAAAGATGTCGCCCCACTTCCGATGATTGACCAGCGCCACCCTCGTCGAACCAagtccccacccccccaacctGCAAAACCTCAAGAAAAGACACCTATTAACCCACCTCAAGGTCCTAAGCGGTCCCCTATCCATGCACCCCTCCATGATGTTGTCCAGGAGACCCAGCGTCATAGACACAACATTGATGCACACCCCAGTCAGGAATCCTCCCGCTATACAGAACTCATGAGGAAGTCCAACACAGGCAGCAAGTATGTCATGGACCGAACGGGCCCTCCAGACAGAGTGGGAATCGGTGAGAGGAGTTACCCAGCGAGAAGCGGCGTCATTTGGCACTCAGATGCTGCCAGGCTGTGCCTGTCGAGCCGATTTGGGAGCCTCCCCCAGATGGATTTTGGTGAACCTTCCAGCAAGAGATTCAAGTATGCGGTGCCTACAGGCAGGGAAGCTGACACCGGCGAGAAGCCTGGCTTCAGAGGACCAGCAGGGGACGGATCTAACAGGCTGCTTATCTCAGGGAGAAGTGTGAAAACCACATCACAAGGTTCAGGTCCATCCACAGTTTCTGAGACCCTGGGTCCTTTGAAGACTACATCTACATCTATGGGAGGCGGTTTGGACACTGAGTGGGGCATGATGAACCTTCTGCGCTCCTACACACCCAATGACCTGGCCTCTCTCTATCACAGCACACCAACCAACCCCAGTCATGGAGGACTGACCAACCCAAGAGCAG GGGGCAGAACTGTGCTGTACCAACACTTACCCACTCTGCCcaacctgcagaggagagaccCCTCAGGCCCTTTCCCTAATCAACGCTATGGGACCACTGACAAAAGTACCTAA